The following are from one region of the Etheostoma spectabile isolate EspeVRDwgs_2016 chromosome 17, UIUC_Espe_1.0, whole genome shotgun sequence genome:
- the si:ch211-125o16.4 gene encoding neuroblast differentiation-associated protein AHNAK, protein MSGDKKSRGFSDSLCLDDSEKGVVVTGMTDDTNAAMSGLHVGDEIVAATIHLDHLNKNEVLNILRVLEPYDHNMKFLTKKQLNASAGLGSLGLDLTDSTKTLNLKKDLSLDASAEAPVISLNGLSGKLNATQGLGGEIGGPTLNGDLPSLSLNKRSADAGAKFTMPSLGLTGPDIKGDLDGSLKAPDVRVSTPKLNTPNSSLEKPDIKTGNINYNAPKFSMPHFNLPQLKSPKAKMDVSGDLPSVSGNVKTPDLNLAAPKLDLKSPDLNLNGPKVDLNGPNVNLGTPNADIEAPSGKGKWPHLKWKGPKVKGPDANLNSDLSAPDFSLTKPKINGDLSVPDVDINCPKADIKSLDLDLQNPNLDIDAPSGKINWPHLKWKKPGLNGLKADLASDANLNTPSLPKVEGGINSPDFDINLPKADLKGPDLDMQTPNIDVDAPSGQINWPHLKWKKPKLQGPKADLGIDADLNTPDLNVSAPKINVPNAELNLPKSELNGPKVDFDAPDLGIDAPSGKINWPHQKWKKPKLNGPNTDMDLNADLSTPDVDLSVPDVDLNLPKANLGLKAPNADIDAPSGKIKFPTLKKPKFHLPGAKVKGPDVDLDADVKAPDLSLSAPSLNGPDVDLNLPKANVDLKTPNADIEAPSGKIKFPTLRKPKFQFPGAKVKGPDVDLDANLKAPDLSLSAPSLEGPDVDLNLPKADIDLNAPNADIKAPSGKFKLPTFKKPKWSVSGPNSPDANLNADVSAPDLSLRAPKFDGEINAPDVNLNLPKADLEGPKLDINAPDVEGPSGKLKWFNFNKPKLGSLKGPKGGIDADVKVPDLDLKALDANLSAPHFSAPNIEGGIKSPDLSIGMPNAKVKGPDVDLSGPNINPDINIPDGKLKFPKLKLPKFNGPKAKAPELDADLKAPDIDARRLVLPKGDVDAPNVDLKASGLLSAPKVGLDAPDLDINLPKADLKGPNVDLQGPEVDSLAGKIKLPKINLPRFKKDLKGPNIDVDADSVSFPDVNLKLPTADAKAPNLNLSAPTIKGELSTPDLDTDLKTDINLSAPKTNISVPDFNLSTPKIKAPHVNLNLPKADVKGPSLDLPKADLQVPDLNLNAPALSLSSPKIDGNLSAPNIDTKLPKTKLEAPNMDINLAKTDLKGPDAQLKTPGLDFDSHLGEFNMPHFKVPKLGLSRPEVEVPSVHPSVEAGLKAPKINIGTTTEDIKGPKAPNVDANLENSKLYPVFKVHRLPRNSIDDVSGSSDTLGSLKLNTEEKDYIVSKGIRLPVVNATSKAGGKIDLMERLKMSKNKATSVTLPPSDVDLKLSAPSLDVSALTKEGDSALVRGGTFKVEKPESALGLVAPEISALGANDKLSLSLSNMLGLDIKDSDAD, encoded by the exons ATG AGCGGGGACAAGAAGAGTAGAGGTTTCTCAGACAGCCTGTGCCTAGACGACTCTGAGAAAGGAGTCGTCGTCACAGGAATGACCGATGACACAAATGCTGCAATGAGTGGCCTTCACGTAG GGGATGAGATTGTTGCAGCCACCATACACCTAGACCACCTCAACAAAAATGAAGTGCTGAACATCCTGAGGGTCCTGGAGCCATATGATCACAACATGAAGTTTCTGACAAAGAAGCAACTAAACGCCAGCGCTGGCCTTGGCTCCCTGGGATTAGACCTCACAGACTCTACAAAG ACGCTCAACCTCAAGAAGGATCTGTCACTGGATGCATCAGCTGAGGCACCTGTTATTTCCCTTAATGGCCTGAGTGGAAAGCTAAATGCCACACAGGGGTTGGGGGGTGAAATAGGTGGTCCCACTCTCAATGGAGACCTTCCCAGTCTCAGTCTAAATAAGCGCTCAGCTGATGCTGGTGCCAAGTTCACAATGCCCTCCCTAGGACTGACTGGACCAGATATAAAAGGAGATCTAGATGGCAGCCTTAAAGCACCTGATGTCAGGGTCTCAACTCCCAAGCTCAACACCCCCAATTCCTCACTCGAGAAACCTGATATCAAGACAGGCAACATTAATTACAATGCCCCGAAATTCTCGATGCCACACTTCAATCTGCCTCAACTCAAATCACCAAAAGCAAAAATGGATGTTTCTGGTGATCTCCCTTCTGTCAGTGGAAATGTAAAGACCCCAGACCTCAATCTGGCAGCCCCAAAATTAGATCTTAAAAGTCCAGATTTGAACCTGAATGGGCCAAAAGTGGATCTGAATGGTCCTAATGTAAATTTAGGAACCCCAAATGCTGACATCGAGGCACCCTCAGGCAAAGGCAAGTGGCCCCATTTAAAATGGAAAGGTCCCAAAGTTAAAGGACCGGATGCCAACTTAAATTCTGACCTGTCTGCACCTGATTTCAGCCTCACCAAACCAAAGATCAATGGGGATCTAAGTGTACCAGATGTTGACATTAATTGTCCCAAAGCTGACATCAAAAGCCTTGATCTGGATCTTCAAAACCCAAATCTTGACATTGATGCTCCATCTGGTAAAATCAATTGGCCTCATTTGAAATGGAAGAAACCCGGACTTAATGGCTTAAAAGCTGATTTGGCTTCAGATGCAAACCTGAATACACCTTCTCTTCCAAAAGTGGAGGGTGGAATAAATTCCCCAGATTTTGACATTAATTTGCCAAAGGCTGACCTCAAAGGCCCTGATCTAGACATGCAAACCCCAAATATTGATGTAGATGCTCCATCTGGTCAAATAAACTGGCCTCACCTTAAATGGAAGAAGCCCAAACTTCAAGGCCCAAAAGCAGACTTGGGCATAGATGcagacctaaacacaccagaTTTAAATGTCTCAGCACCAAAGATTAATGTACCAAATGCTGAGCTGAATCTCCCAAAATCTGAACTTAATGGCCCCAAGGTAGATTTTGATGCCCCAGATCTTGGGATTGATGCTCCATCAGGGAAAATTAACTGGCCTCATCAGAAGTGGAAGAAACCCAAACTTAATGGCCCAAACACTGATATGGACCTGAATGCAGATCTGAGCACACCAGATGTTGATCTCTCTGTTCCAGATGTTGATCTGAATTTGCCCAAAGCTAACCTTGGTCTAAAAGCACCAAATGCTGACATAGATGCTCCTTCTGGCAAAATCAAGTTCCCAACACTCAAAAAGCCCAAGTTCCATCTTCCTGGGGCTAAGGTGAAAGGCCCAGATGTTGACCTTGATGCAGATGTTAAAGCACCTGATCTCAGTCTCTCTGCTCCATCACTTAATGGACCTGATGTTGATCTGAATTTACCCAAAGCTAATGTAGATCTTAAAACACCAAATGCTGACATTGAGGCTCCTTCTGGTAAAATCAAGTTTCCAACACTCAGAAAGCCAAAGTTCCAGTTTCCTGGGGCAAAGGTGAAAGGCCCAGATGTTGACCTTGATGCTAATTTAAAAGCACCTGATCTCAGTCTCTCTGCTCCATCACTCGAGGGACCTGATGTTGATCTGAATTTACCCAAAGCTGATATAGATCTTAACGCACCAAATGCTGACATCAAGGCTCCATCTGGGAAGTTTAAACTTCCAACTTTTAAAAAGCCAAAGTGGTCAGTCTCAGGTCCTAATAGTCCAGATGCAAATCTAAATGCTGATGTTTCAGCCCCTGACTTGAGTCTCAGAGCTCCAAAGTTTGATGGTGAGATAAACGCACCAGATGTAAATCTAAACTTACCAAAAGCTGACCTGGAAGGCCCTAAGTTAGACATTAATGCTCCAGATGTTGAAGGTCCTTCTGGAAAATTAAAATGGTTCAACTTCAATAAACCCAAACTTGGCTCACTGAAGGGTCCAAAGGGTGGCATCGATGCTGATGTGAAGGTACCTGACTTGGACCTCAAGGCACTTGATGCGAATTTGAGTGCACCACATTTTTCAGCACCAAACATTGAGGGTGGAATTAAATCTCCAGACCTCAGCATTGGCATGCCTAATGCTAAAGTCAAAGGTCCAGAtgtagatcttagtggtccaaATATTAACCCAGATATTAACATACCCGATGGTAAGCTGAAGTTTCCTAAACTTAAACTACCAAAATTCAATGGGCCAAAAGCCAAGGCTCCTGAATTGGATGCTGATTTAAAAGCACCAGACATTGACGCCAGACGTCTTGTCTTACCTAAAGGTGATGTGGATGCACCTAATGTAGACCTAAAAGCATCAGGTCTCTTGTCTGCACCAAAAGTTGGTCTTGATGCACCGGATCTCGACATCAATTTACCAAAAGCTGATCTAAAAGGTCCCAATGTAGACCTTCAAGGTCCAGAGGTTGACTCCCTAGCTGGAAAAATCAAGCTACCCAAAATAAACTTACCAAGATTTAAAAAGGACCTAAAAGGACCTAATATTGATGTTGATGCTGACAGTGTCTCTTTTCCTGATGTAAATCTTAAATTGCCAACAGCTGATGCCAAAGCACCTAACTTGAATCTTTCTGCCCCCACTATCAAAGGCGAACTCAGTACTCCAGATCTGGATACTGATCTTAAGACAGACATAAACCTTTCAGccccaaaaacaaacatcagtgTACCAGACTTCAATCTTTCTACACCGAAGATTAAGGCTCCACATGTAAACCTTAATTTGCCCAAAGCTGATGTGAAGGGACCCAGTCTGGATCTACCAAAAGCAGACCTGCAGGTACCTGATCTCAACTTGAATGCACCAGCTCTCAGCCTGTCTTCACCAAAAATTGATGGAAACCTCTCAGCACCAAACATAGACACCAAGTTGCCAAAAACTAAACTGGAAGCACCAAATATGGATATCAACCTGGCCAAAACAGACCTCAAAGGACCTGATGCACAGTTAAAGACACCAGGTCTAGATTTTGATTCCCATCTGGGGGAATTTAATATGCCTCATTTCAAGGTTCCAAAACTGGGTCTTTCAAGACCTGAAGTAGAAGTTCCCAGTGTTCATCCTTCAGTGGAGGCTGGACTCAAGGCACCAAAGATCAACATAGGCACTACTACGGAAGACATCAAAGGACCCAAAGCTCCAAATGTGGATGCCAATCTTGAAAATTCAAAATTGTATCCTGTATTTAAAGTCCACAGACTACCCAGGAACAGCATTGATGACGTTTCAGGAAGTAGTGATACCTTAGGCTCATTAAAACTTAACACAGAGGAAAAGGATTATATCGTCAGCAAAGGGATACGCTTGCCAGTGGTAAATGCAACATCAAAAGCAGGAGGAAAGATTGACCTTATGGAGAGattgaaaatgtcaaagaacAAAGCAACCTCAGTTACCCTCCCACCATCTGATGTCGATCTCAAGCTCTCCGCCCCAAGTCTTGATGTTAGCGCCTTGACAAAAGAAGGAGATTCTGCTTTGGTGAGAGGAGGTACTTTCAAAGTAGAAAAGCCAGAGTCGGCACTGGGCTTGGTAGCCCCTGAGATTTCGGCATTAGGTGCAAATGACAAATTGTCATTGAGCCTCTCCAATATGCTCGGCCTTGATATCAAAGATTCAGATGCTGACTGA